In Gossypium raimondii isolate GPD5lz chromosome 12, ASM2569854v1, whole genome shotgun sequence, a single window of DNA contains:
- the LOC105762645 gene encoding RNA-binding protein BRN1 isoform X3 — MLVIIRRHYLGDNGKREDHSIKVQHAASSPLQVKYADGELERLEHKLFVGMLPKNVSEDEVSALFSKYGTLKDLQILRGSQQTSKGCAFLKYETKEQALAALEAINGKHKMEGSSVPLVVKWADTEKERQARRAQKAQSQASNMPNADSPHPSLFGALPMGYVPPYNGYGYQAPGSYGLMQYRLPPMQNQPAFNNMIPHVNQGSSLRGITPDLAPNIAPRNYPVPPTSYVGSAYPAVPGLQYPMAYPGGIMNHRLLTGSPGSVPQANINSNSSSSSPVGTNSGGHIEGPPGANLFIYHIPQEFGDQELANAFQGFGRVLSTKVFVDKATGVSKCFGFVSYDSPAAAQNAINMMNGCQLGGKKLKVQLKRDNKQNKPY; from the exons ATGCTTGTCATAATAAGAAGACATTACCTGGG AGACAATGGAAAACGAGAAGATCACAGCATCAAAGTCCAGCATGCT GCATCTAGTCCATTGCAAGTGAAGTATGCGGATGGCGAGTTGGAAAGATTAG AGCACAAACTCTTTGTTGGCATGTTGCCAAAGAATGTCTCTGAAGATGAAGTTTCtgctttattttctaaatatggaACCCTAAAGGACCTACAGATTCTAAGAGGTTCTCAACAAACAAGTAAAG GCTGTGCCTTTTTGAAGTATGAGACAAAAGAACAAGCCCTTGCTGCCCTGGAGGCCATTAATGGAAAGCATAAAATGGAG GGTTCAAGTGTCCCTCTCGTTGTCAAATGGGCAGATACAGAAAAGGAAAGACAAGCTCGAAGGGCCCAGAAAGCCCAATCTCAAGCTTCGAACATGCCAAATGCTGATTCACCACATCCTTCATTGTTTGGAGCCTTGCCAATGGGTTATGTTCCTCCATATAATGGATATGGATATCag GCTCCAGGAAGTTATGGACTTATGCAGTACCGCTTGCCACCAATGCAGAACCAACCTGCGTTCAACAATATGATTCCTCATGTGAATCAAGGAAGTTCGTTGCGAGGAATCACCCCTGATCTTGCTCCCAATATTGCTCCTAGAAATTATCCTGTGCCTCCTACAAGTTATGTGGGCTCAGCTTACCCAGCTGTACCAGGTCTTCAGTACCCCATGGCATATCCTGGGGGAATCATGAACCACCGTCTGTTGACTGGTTCACCTGGTTCAGTGCCACAAGCAAACATAAACAGTAAttcttcatcatcttccccTGTTGGTACAAATTCAGGAGGGCATATTGAAG GTCCACCTGGTGcaaatctatttatttatcaCATACCTCAAGAATTCGGTGATCAAGAGTTGGCTAATGCTTTTCAAGGATTTGGCAGGGTCTTAAGCACAAAGGTTTTTGTTGACAAAGCAACAGGAGTTAGTAAATGTTTCG GATTTGTTAGTTACGACTCTCCAGCAGCGGCTCAAAATGCAATAAACATGATGAATGGATGCCAATTAGGTGGTAAGAAACTCAAGGTTCAGCTTAAGAGAGacaacaaacaaaacaaacctTATTGA
- the LOC105762645 gene encoding RNA-binding protein BRN1 isoform X1, producing MAEGKKEKKATNEESVKLFVGQVPKHMTEAQVLAMFEEFALVDEVNIIKDKATRASRGCCFVICPSREEADKAVNACHNKKTLPGASSPLQVKYADGELERLEHKLFVGMLPKNVSEDEVSALFSKYGTLKDLQILRGSQQTSKGCAFLKYETKEQALAALEAINGKHKMEGSSVPLVVKWADTEKERQARRAQKAQSQASNMPNADSPHPSLFGALPMGYVPPYNGYGYQAPGSYGLMQYRLPPMQNQPAFNNMIPHVNQGSSLRGITPDLAPNIAPRNYPVPPTSYVGSAYPAVPGLQYPMAYPGGIMNHRLLTGSPGSVPQANINSNSSSSSPVGTNSGGHIEGPPGANLFIYHIPQEFGDQELANAFQGFGRVLSTKVFVDKATGVSKCFGFVSYDSPAAAQNAINMMNGCQLGGKKLKVQLKRDNKQNKPY from the exons ATGGCGGAGggaaaaaaggagaagaaagcGACGAACGAAGAGAGCGTGAAGCTGTTCGTTGGTCAAGTGCCGAAGCACATGACGGAAGCTCAAGTTCTCGCAATGTTTGAAGAGTTTGCTTTGGTAGACGAAGTCAACATCATCAAAGACAAGGCTACTCGTGCCTCTAGAG GGTGTTGCTTTGTTATATGCCCGTCAAGAGAAGAGGCTGATAAGGCGGTCAATGCTTGTCATAATAAGAAGACATTACCTGGG GCATCTAGTCCATTGCAAGTGAAGTATGCGGATGGCGAGTTGGAAAGATTAG AGCACAAACTCTTTGTTGGCATGTTGCCAAAGAATGTCTCTGAAGATGAAGTTTCtgctttattttctaaatatggaACCCTAAAGGACCTACAGATTCTAAGAGGTTCTCAACAAACAAGTAAAG GCTGTGCCTTTTTGAAGTATGAGACAAAAGAACAAGCCCTTGCTGCCCTGGAGGCCATTAATGGAAAGCATAAAATGGAG GGTTCAAGTGTCCCTCTCGTTGTCAAATGGGCAGATACAGAAAAGGAAAGACAAGCTCGAAGGGCCCAGAAAGCCCAATCTCAAGCTTCGAACATGCCAAATGCTGATTCACCACATCCTTCATTGTTTGGAGCCTTGCCAATGGGTTATGTTCCTCCATATAATGGATATGGATATCag GCTCCAGGAAGTTATGGACTTATGCAGTACCGCTTGCCACCAATGCAGAACCAACCTGCGTTCAACAATATGATTCCTCATGTGAATCAAGGAAGTTCGTTGCGAGGAATCACCCCTGATCTTGCTCCCAATATTGCTCCTAGAAATTATCCTGTGCCTCCTACAAGTTATGTGGGCTCAGCTTACCCAGCTGTACCAGGTCTTCAGTACCCCATGGCATATCCTGGGGGAATCATGAACCACCGTCTGTTGACTGGTTCACCTGGTTCAGTGCCACAAGCAAACATAAACAGTAAttcttcatcatcttccccTGTTGGTACAAATTCAGGAGGGCATATTGAAG GTCCACCTGGTGcaaatctatttatttatcaCATACCTCAAGAATTCGGTGATCAAGAGTTGGCTAATGCTTTTCAAGGATTTGGCAGGGTCTTAAGCACAAAGGTTTTTGTTGACAAAGCAACAGGAGTTAGTAAATGTTTCG GATTTGTTAGTTACGACTCTCCAGCAGCGGCTCAAAATGCAATAAACATGATGAATGGATGCCAATTAGGTGGTAAGAAACTCAAGGTTCAGCTTAAGAGAGacaacaaacaaaacaaacctTATTGA
- the LOC105762645 gene encoding RNA-binding protein BRN1 isoform X2, with product MAEGKKEKKATNEESVKLFVGQVPKHMTEAQVLAMFEEFALVDEVNIIKDKATRASRGCCFVICPSREEADKAVNACHNKKTLPGASSPLQVKYADGELERLEHKLFVGMLPKNVSEDEVSALFSKYGTLKDLQILRGSQQTSKGCAFLKYETKEQALAALEAINGKHKMEGSSVPLVVKWADTEKERQARRAQKAQSQASNMPNADSPHPSLFGALPMGYVPPYNGYGYQNQPAFNNMIPHVNQGSSLRGITPDLAPNIAPRNYPVPPTSYVGSAYPAVPGLQYPMAYPGGIMNHRLLTGSPGSVPQANINSNSSSSSPVGTNSGGHIEGPPGANLFIYHIPQEFGDQELANAFQGFGRVLSTKVFVDKATGVSKCFGFVSYDSPAAAQNAINMMNGCQLGGKKLKVQLKRDNKQNKPY from the exons ATGGCGGAGggaaaaaaggagaagaaagcGACGAACGAAGAGAGCGTGAAGCTGTTCGTTGGTCAAGTGCCGAAGCACATGACGGAAGCTCAAGTTCTCGCAATGTTTGAAGAGTTTGCTTTGGTAGACGAAGTCAACATCATCAAAGACAAGGCTACTCGTGCCTCTAGAG GGTGTTGCTTTGTTATATGCCCGTCAAGAGAAGAGGCTGATAAGGCGGTCAATGCTTGTCATAATAAGAAGACATTACCTGGG GCATCTAGTCCATTGCAAGTGAAGTATGCGGATGGCGAGTTGGAAAGATTAG AGCACAAACTCTTTGTTGGCATGTTGCCAAAGAATGTCTCTGAAGATGAAGTTTCtgctttattttctaaatatggaACCCTAAAGGACCTACAGATTCTAAGAGGTTCTCAACAAACAAGTAAAG GCTGTGCCTTTTTGAAGTATGAGACAAAAGAACAAGCCCTTGCTGCCCTGGAGGCCATTAATGGAAAGCATAAAATGGAG GGTTCAAGTGTCCCTCTCGTTGTCAAATGGGCAGATACAGAAAAGGAAAGACAAGCTCGAAGGGCCCAGAAAGCCCAATCTCAAGCTTCGAACATGCCAAATGCTGATTCACCACATCCTTCATTGTTTGGAGCCTTGCCAATGGGTTATGTTCCTCCATATAATGGATATGGATATCag AACCAACCTGCGTTCAACAATATGATTCCTCATGTGAATCAAGGAAGTTCGTTGCGAGGAATCACCCCTGATCTTGCTCCCAATATTGCTCCTAGAAATTATCCTGTGCCTCCTACAAGTTATGTGGGCTCAGCTTACCCAGCTGTACCAGGTCTTCAGTACCCCATGGCATATCCTGGGGGAATCATGAACCACCGTCTGTTGACTGGTTCACCTGGTTCAGTGCCACAAGCAAACATAAACAGTAAttcttcatcatcttccccTGTTGGTACAAATTCAGGAGGGCATATTGAAG GTCCACCTGGTGcaaatctatttatttatcaCATACCTCAAGAATTCGGTGATCAAGAGTTGGCTAATGCTTTTCAAGGATTTGGCAGGGTCTTAAGCACAAAGGTTTTTGTTGACAAAGCAACAGGAGTTAGTAAATGTTTCG GATTTGTTAGTTACGACTCTCCAGCAGCGGCTCAAAATGCAATAAACATGATGAATGGATGCCAATTAGGTGGTAAGAAACTCAAGGTTCAGCTTAAGAGAGacaacaaacaaaacaaacctTATTGA
- the LOC105762640 gene encoding peroxidase 3: MRNQALILLCIVVFGVIGTCHGGSLRKKYYKKTCPNAEEIIKKATEKHVANDSTLPARFLRMHFHDCFVRGCDGSVLLNSTTNNSAEKDAIPNLTLAGFDVIDDIKAEVEKKCPNVVSCADVLALAARDAVSFKFQRPLWEVLTGRRDGRVSRVSEALANLPSPFSNFTTLVRNFANQGLNVHDLVVLSGGHTIGVGHCNAFSNRLYNFTGRGDQDPSLNPTYAAFLKTQCRNLTDNTTFVPMDPGSVFAFDNNYYVTVKQNKGLFQSDAALLTNKGSRNIVNELVDPKKFFTEFAQSMKRMGAINVLTGNEGEIRKKCFVAN, encoded by the exons ATGAGAAACCAGGCTctcattttgctttgcattgTAGTTTTTGGTGTTATTGGGACCTGCCATGGAGGTAGCCTTAGGAAGAAATACTACAAGAAAACATGTCCTAATGCAGAAGAGATAATCAAGAAAGCTACTGAGAAACATGTTGCCAATGATTCCACATTGCCTGCAAGGTTCCTCAGAATGCATTTTCATGACTGTTTTGTTAGG GGTTGTGATGGTTCGGTCCTATTGAACTCGACAACTAATAACTCGGCCGAGAAAGATGCAATTCCGAACCTAACCCTTGCTGGTTTCGATGTCATTGACGATATAAAAGCAGAAGTCGAGAAGAAATGTCCCAATGTGGTATCGTGTGCTGATGTTCTAGCCTTGGCTGCCAGGGATGCTGTTTCTTTCAAG TTCCAAAGACCCTTGTGGGAAGTTCTTACTGGTCGAAGAGACGGCAGGGTGTCACGAGTTTCCGAGGCATTGGCTAATCTTCCTTCCCCTTTCTCTAACTTCACCACCCTTGTTCGGAATTTCGCTAACCAAGGCCTCAATGTACATGACCTGGTGGTCTTATCAG GCGGGCATACGATCGGAGTAGGCCATTGCAATGCCTTCAGCAACAGGCTATACAACTTTACTGGAAGAGGTGATCAAGATCCTTCCTTGAACCCAACCTATGCAGCTTTCTTGAAGACGCAATGCCGAAACCTTACTGACAACACGACATTCGTGCCGATGGATCCTGGTAGTGTGTTCGCATTCGATAATAACTATTACGTCACCGTTAAGCAAAACAAGGGCCTGTTTCAGTCGGATGCAGCCCTCTTAACAAACAAAGGCTCCCGCAACATCGTCAACGAACTGGTGGACCCGAAGAAATTCTTCACAGAGTTTGCACAGTCAATGAAAAGGATGGGAGCCATTAATGTTCTCACAGGGAATGAAGGAGAGATTAGGAAGAAATGTTTCGTGGCTAACTAA
- the LOC105762306 gene encoding uncharacterized protein LOC105762306: MSKVIDISSYLLLEATESCSCDTTTSDVVHGVREVNRFEQKANDDDDDDDDGEVVEMRKEVRLHKKCRDDRGFNGGAAKDKKSSTVDSTKTLKEKNRLFWEACLAS; this comes from the exons atgagTAAAGTTATTGACATCTCTTCTTACTTGCTGCTTGAAGCTACCG agTCATGTAGCTGTGATACTACTACATCCGATGTTGTTCATGGTGTTAGAGAGGTTAATAGGTTTGAACAGAAAGCAAatgacgacgacgacgacgacgacgatgGGGAGGTGGTGGAGATGCGAAAGGAGGTTCGTTTGCATAAAAAATGCAGGGATGATAGGGGGTTCAATGGAGGAGCGGCCAAAGACAAGAAATCATCTACTGTTGATTCAACCAAAACCCTGAAAGAAAAGAACAGGTTATTTTGGGAAGCTTGCCTAGCATCTTGA